A single genomic interval of uncultured Desulfobulbus sp. harbors:
- a CDS encoding PEP-CTERM sorting domain-containing protein, with protein sequence MKKFTAMFLGGFLFCNFTSSANAGHIDWVDWTSSGNKSAQGTLAGGTIAVTYNGEWSFVQTGAGTNYWTEGSPAPYTGNSVVDNAPTPAEGIALSTAGTKTITFSQAVLNPVFAFNSWNGNSIDFGTAITILSTGQGYWGSGSIALAADGKGWNWISGEPHGVLQLTGTFTSITFTDTLNENWHGFTIGIEGVAPPNNPVPEPTAMLLFGTGLAGLAAVGRRRK encoded by the coding sequence ATGAAAAAGTTTACAGCGATGTTTCTTGGAGGATTTTTATTCTGTAATTTTACCTCTTCGGCAAATGCAGGGCACATCGATTGGGTTGACTGGACGAGTTCAGGAAATAAGAGTGCACAAGGTACCCTGGCCGGAGGGACAATCGCTGTGACCTATAATGGGGAGTGGAGTTTTGTTCAGACGGGTGCTGGAACAAACTATTGGACAGAAGGAAGCCCTGCACCGTATACCGGCAACTCGGTGGTGGACAATGCGCCAACTCCTGCTGAAGGGATCGCACTCAGCACCGCTGGAACGAAAACAATCACCTTTAGCCAAGCTGTTTTGAACCCGGTATTTGCGTTCAACAGCTGGAACGGAAACAGTATTGATTTCGGCACAGCGATAACCATCCTGTCCACTGGACAAGGGTACTGGGGATCTGGCTCGATCGCCCTGGCGGCCGACGGGAAGGGCTGGAATTGGATATCCGGCGAACCGCATGGCGTTCTCCAATTGACAGGAACCTTCACATCAATCACCTTTACCGATACACTAAATGAGAATTGGCACGGTTTCACGATCGGCATTGAAGGCGTTGCCCCGCCCAACAATCCTGTCCCGGAACCCACGGCCATGCTTCTCTTCGGAACCGGCCTTGCGGGGCTTGCAGCGGTAGGTCGCAGACGTAAATAA
- a CDS encoding transposase, with the protein MFHVKNHKQLNILDPWAHLGPKRRALLDNSWAGLFQKHILPELPVESLRHHYHDYNGRPTKELYAMMGVMILQQMHDCTDQEAVEQFCFNIQWHYALNITSCSDAAVYLSHKTLWTMRDHLASDASYAEIFDASLGILAKLLKADMNKQRMDSVHVKSNMRNLGRIGLFTKTIKKFLVNLKRHHREHFDQLNTELTQRYLSKSQASLFAMVKPTESTRTLDQLAADVLLLTERFAAVDEVSTMQSFKLLSRLFAEQCVIEEDTTADSGKKAVARPNKEVPSDSLQNPSDADAGYSSHKGQGYQVQLVENYTTTDERGPSLITQVAVESADQHDANALLPALAQLEQKAMLPQQMLADSLYGSDSNCETALQEHQVAVISPVMPGNQKKFNLTEFTLDDQGKVLTCPQATAPDTVKKSKSGYSALFPIAVCQNCSSFDRCPVSIGKKGYYYRYTDKDIRLTRRRQEEESPEFREKYRYRAGVEATMSEFDRRTGVKHLRVRGMKAVRFAAFMKAIGLNILRASRHWGEKTSPMTSFYSLFFFSLAFQTYFKELFREDFSTRTHEGTNFQPVASFRADWAV; encoded by the coding sequence ATGTTTCACGTGAAAAACCACAAACAGCTCAACATCCTCGACCCATGGGCCCATTTGGGACCCAAACGACGCGCCCTCCTGGATAACTCATGGGCAGGTCTTTTTCAGAAGCATATCCTGCCTGAACTCCCGGTGGAGTCCCTGCGCCACCATTATCATGACTACAATGGCCGACCCACCAAGGAACTGTATGCCATGATGGGGGTGATGATCCTCCAGCAAATGCATGATTGTACTGATCAGGAGGCGGTTGAGCAGTTCTGTTTCAATATCCAGTGGCACTATGCCCTCAACATCACCTCGTGCTCCGACGCGGCTGTATACCTCAGCCACAAAACGCTCTGGACCATGCGCGATCACCTGGCCTCGGATGCGAGCTATGCCGAGATATTTGATGCCTCCCTGGGCATCCTGGCCAAGTTGCTCAAGGCCGATATGAATAAGCAGCGCATGGACTCGGTGCATGTCAAATCCAACATGCGCAATCTGGGTCGTATCGGGTTGTTCACCAAAACGATCAAGAAGTTCCTCGTCAACCTGAAGCGACACCACCGGGAACACTTTGATCAACTCAACACGGAGTTGACCCAACGGTATCTGAGCAAATCGCAGGCGTCTTTGTTCGCCATGGTCAAACCCACCGAGTCCACCCGCACCCTTGATCAGTTGGCTGCGGATGTGCTGCTCTTGACCGAGCGTTTTGCCGCCGTGGACGAGGTCAGCACCATGCAGAGCTTCAAACTGCTGAGCCGGTTGTTCGCCGAACAGTGTGTCATCGAGGAAGACACCACCGCCGATTCTGGCAAGAAAGCCGTGGCCCGGCCGAACAAGGAGGTGCCCTCCGATTCACTGCAAAACCCCTCCGATGCGGATGCCGGCTACAGCAGTCATAAAGGCCAAGGGTATCAGGTGCAGTTGGTGGAAAACTACACTACCACCGATGAGCGTGGACCATCCCTGATCACGCAGGTGGCGGTGGAATCCGCGGATCAGCATGATGCCAATGCCCTCCTGCCCGCCTTGGCCCAACTGGAGCAGAAGGCGATGCTGCCGCAGCAAATGCTGGCCGATTCCCTCTACGGCAGCGACAGCAATTGTGAAACGGCCCTGCAGGAGCATCAGGTGGCAGTCATCTCCCCGGTCATGCCGGGCAATCAGAAGAAGTTCAACCTGACCGAATTCACCCTTGATGACCAGGGCAAGGTTCTCACCTGCCCCCAGGCCACGGCACCCGACACGGTGAAGAAATCAAAATCCGGCTACAGCGCACTCTTCCCCATCGCTGTTTGTCAGAACTGCTCCTCGTTTGACCGGTGCCCCGTCTCCATCGGAAAAAAGGGCTATTACTACCGCTACACCGACAAGGATATCCGCCTGACCCGACGGCGACAGGAAGAAGAAAGCCCGGAGTTCAGGGAGAAGTACCGGTACCGGGCCGGCGTTGAGGCGACCATGTCGGAATTCGACCGGCGCACCGGTGTCAAACATCTCCGGGTTCGTGGCATGAAAGCAGTGCGGTTTGCCGCCTTCATGAAGGCCATCGGCTTGAACATATTGCGGGCCAGCAGGCACTGGGGCGAGAAAACCAGCCCAATGACGTCCTTTTACAGCCTATTTTTTTTCTCTTTGGCTTTCCAAACATATTTCAAAGAACTTTTTCGGGAAGACTTCTCAACAAGAACTCACGAAGGCACAAACTTTCAACCAGTCGCTTCTTTTCGAGCGGATTGGGCGGTTTGA
- a CDS encoding flavodoxin family protein, whose product MKVLMINGSPHDKGCTYTALNEVAKELELNGIASEILHIGKRGVAGCTACMGCVKTGYCVFKDDKVNECIDLLKAADGLVVGSPVYFAGPNGSLCGFLDRVFYQKADPYAFKPGAAVVSSRRGGNSAAFDRLNKYFTFAQMPIVSSHYWNEIHGNTAEEAQQDVEGLQMMRILGRNMAWLLKCIDKAKTDVPYPEIEARQKMSFIR is encoded by the coding sequence ATGAAGGTCTTGATGATAAATGGCAGTCCCCATGACAAGGGATGCACCTACACTGCCTTGAACGAAGTGGCCAAGGAGTTGGAACTCAACGGGATTGCAAGTGAAATTCTCCATATTGGCAAGCGGGGTGTTGCGGGCTGCACCGCCTGCATGGGGTGTGTGAAAACAGGCTACTGTGTCTTCAAGGATGACAAGGTCAATGAGTGTATTGACCTGTTGAAGGCGGCAGATGGCCTTGTGGTCGGTTCTCCGGTCTATTTTGCCGGGCCCAATGGCTCGCTCTGCGGCTTTCTCGACCGTGTTTTCTATCAGAAGGCAGATCCGTACGCCTTTAAACCAGGCGCCGCCGTAGTAAGCAGTCGTCGCGGGGGCAACAGTGCAGCCTTTGATCGGCTCAACAAGTACTTCACCTTTGCCCAGATGCCGATCGTCTCTTCCCATTACTGGAACGAGATTCACGGCAATACCGCAGAGGAGGCGCAACAGGATGTGGAGGGGCTGCAGATGATGAGAATCCTCGGGCGAAACATGGCCTGGTTGTTGAAATGTATCGACAAGGCTAAAACCGATGTTCCTTACCCGGAGATTGAGGCCCGCCAGAAGATGAGTTTTATCCGCTGA
- a CDS encoding bifunctional metallophosphatase/5'-nucleotidase — MAIAAFSLPIQGHCGQHLNKKPLKTTSVQILAINDFHGQIVEGVKVSSRPVGSAPVLAAYLKEAEKGMEDHTIIVHAGDVVGASPPESALLQDEPTIMFLNMLANKHCKRAGSLNPKCSMVGTAGNHEFDEGQDELLRLIYGGNHENGPFLEDPWRGAKFPYVCANVIRESNGKPFLPPFVIKMIDSIPVAFIGAILQDTPSIVTASGIEGLEFIDEATAINKQVRFLKKHGVHTIIVLLHQGGSQTSYEGVTGTEDTTINGDVLEIVENLDSEVDVVVSGHSHGFSNALVTNNDGAEILVTQSWSKGSAYADIDLEINNKTLDVTSKTAQIVTTWADAGVGLKPDSKVQTLVDKAKAATEVYTAEVIGTAADDIKRASSTEESALGNLIADGQRAAMATDFAFMNPGGIRADIAAGEVTWGELYTVQPFNNYLVTMHLTGAQIYTLLNQQFSPNQSSTKLLQISGLTYTYDESRAEGDKIVQVLKDGSEIGQDTLYSLTVNSFLAGGGDNFSVLTEGTDQVVGPIDLDALVQYIKGLDQPFSAPPLGRITKITSE, encoded by the coding sequence TTGGCTATCGCTGCCTTCAGTTTGCCGATTCAAGGCCACTGCGGACAGCATCTAAACAAAAAACCACTGAAAACCACATCGGTCCAGATTCTGGCGATCAATGACTTTCATGGCCAGATCGTCGAAGGTGTCAAGGTGAGCAGCAGACCGGTCGGAAGTGCGCCGGTTCTCGCCGCCTACCTCAAAGAAGCTGAAAAGGGGATGGAGGATCATACCATCATCGTTCATGCCGGTGATGTGGTGGGAGCCTCTCCGCCGGAATCGGCACTGTTGCAGGATGAGCCAACTATCATGTTTCTCAATATGCTGGCCAACAAACATTGCAAGCGGGCTGGTTCGTTGAACCCTAAATGCAGCATGGTGGGCACAGCGGGCAACCATGAGTTTGATGAAGGCCAGGATGAATTGCTTCGCCTGATTTACGGCGGGAATCACGAAAACGGCCCTTTTCTTGAGGATCCTTGGCGGGGAGCCAAATTCCCATATGTCTGCGCCAACGTCATTCGCGAATCAAACGGCAAGCCGTTTCTCCCGCCCTTTGTCATCAAAATGATCGATTCCATACCTGTTGCCTTCATTGGTGCGATCCTCCAGGATACACCGTCTATTGTTACAGCCTCGGGAATTGAAGGCCTCGAATTTATCGACGAGGCCACGGCGATCAACAAACAGGTTCGATTCCTCAAGAAACATGGTGTGCATACGATCATCGTCCTCCTCCATCAGGGAGGCAGCCAAACTTCGTATGAGGGCGTAACCGGCACTGAGGACACCACAATAAACGGTGACGTGCTCGAAATCGTCGAGAACCTGGACAGCGAGGTCGACGTGGTCGTCAGCGGGCACTCCCACGGATTTTCCAACGCTCTGGTAACCAACAACGATGGCGCGGAAATCCTTGTGACCCAATCCTGGTCAAAGGGATCTGCCTATGCGGATATCGACTTGGAAATCAATAACAAAACCCTTGATGTGACCAGCAAGACCGCACAGATCGTGACCACCTGGGCCGATGCAGGGGTTGGACTTAAACCGGACAGCAAGGTCCAGACCCTGGTTGACAAGGCAAAGGCAGCCACCGAGGTGTACACCGCTGAAGTCATTGGCACCGCCGCCGACGATATTAAACGTGCCAGCTCCACCGAGGAATCGGCCTTGGGCAACCTGATCGCCGATGGCCAACGCGCTGCCATGGCAACCGATTTCGCCTTCATGAATCCGGGCGGCATCCGTGCCGACATTGCGGCCGGCGAGGTAACCTGGGGTGAATTGTACACAGTGCAACCCTTTAACAACTATCTGGTCACAATGCATCTGACCGGAGCGCAGATCTATACCTTGCTCAATCAGCAATTTTCCCCCAATCAGAGTTCGACCAAGCTGCTGCAGATTTCAGGACTGACCTACACCTATGATGAGAGCAGGGCAGAGGGCGATAAAATCGTGCAGGTACTCAAAGATGGCAGCGAAATTGGCCAAGATACGCTCTATAGCCTGACTGTGAACAGCTTTCTTGCCGGCGGTGGGGACAATTTTTCCGTGTTGACCGAAGGGACCGACCAGGTGGTTGGCCCCATTGATCTCGATGCCCTGGTTCAGTACATTAAAGGTCTTGACCAGCCTTTCAGCGCACCACCACTCGGCAGAATTACCAAAATCACAAGTGAATAA
- a CDS encoding U32 family peptidase, which produces MQVRDIELLAPARDLACGMAAIDHGADAVYIGGPRFGARAAAANSLQDIEQLVRYAHLFRVRVYVALNTLFHEEELQQAVELCHRLDAIGVDALIIQDLGLLECDLPPIPLHASTQLNNRTPEKVRFLEQVGFTQVVLARELSLQQIKAIRAATSVPLECFVHGALCVSYSGQCYISEIMAGRSANRGECAQFCRHKFDLFDQSGKEIARDRYLLSLKDLDLFRHLQELVDAGVRSFKIEGRLKDSHYVKNVTAAYRQALDTIIDGRDDLVRASAGRCRFSFAPEPSRSFSRGATDYFLHGPRAKMAEIRTPKSIGRRVGLVSTVDAKSFTVQGEEPLHNGDGLCFFDNRGNLIGLRVNRVEGNRVFPKDGSAKLGLRKGVELYRNSDPLFNGQLEQSGNCRSIGLQLLLSETASGLRLDLEDEEGLCSVTSLDVAKEKANTTGALALVAEKQLRKSGGTIFHVDAVGLQLDEDLFVPASVFNELRRRALENHRQHRLDSYVRERAPLSPNGVPWLRAEVDYRDNISNSQAATFFMRHGVTAVDHAALRPEEAEHCTLMHTRYCIRRQLGICLRKEKDGHAEGEPLILVDNTGRYLVRFNCDACEMTITLLCR; this is translated from the coding sequence ATGCAAGTACGGGACATCGAACTTTTAGCGCCTGCACGCGATCTCGCCTGCGGGATGGCCGCCATTGACCACGGTGCGGATGCAGTGTATATCGGCGGCCCCCGGTTCGGTGCCCGAGCCGCTGCCGCCAACAGTCTGCAGGATATCGAGCAGCTGGTGCGGTATGCTCATCTTTTCCGCGTCCGCGTCTATGTGGCCCTCAACACCCTTTTTCATGAGGAGGAACTGCAGCAGGCGGTGGAGCTCTGTCATCGGCTGGATGCCATAGGGGTCGATGCCCTGATCATTCAAGATCTGGGCCTGTTGGAGTGTGATTTGCCGCCGATTCCCCTGCACGCCTCCACCCAGCTCAACAACCGCACTCCGGAAAAGGTCCGCTTTCTCGAACAGGTGGGCTTTACCCAGGTGGTTTTAGCCCGGGAACTCAGCCTGCAGCAGATCAAGGCCATCCGCGCCGCCACCAGCGTTCCCCTGGAATGTTTTGTTCATGGAGCGCTCTGCGTCTCCTACAGTGGCCAGTGCTATATCAGTGAGATCATGGCGGGAAGGAGCGCCAACCGGGGCGAGTGTGCCCAGTTCTGCCGCCACAAATTCGACCTTTTTGACCAATCAGGCAAGGAGATTGCCAGGGATCGCTACCTGCTCAGCCTCAAGGACCTGGATCTTTTCCGGCACCTTCAAGAGCTGGTCGATGCCGGAGTGCGTTCGTTCAAGATCGAGGGACGTCTCAAAGACAGCCACTACGTCAAAAACGTCACCGCCGCCTACCGGCAGGCCCTGGATACCATTATCGATGGTCGCGATGATCTGGTGCGGGCCTCGGCAGGCCGCTGTCGATTCAGCTTTGCTCCCGAACCTTCCCGCTCCTTCAGCCGGGGAGCGACCGACTACTTCCTGCACGGGCCGCGCGCGAAAATGGCGGAGATTCGTACCCCCAAATCCATTGGCAGGCGCGTGGGGCTGGTAAGCACCGTTGACGCCAAATCCTTTACGGTTCAGGGAGAGGAACCGCTGCATAACGGGGATGGTCTCTGCTTTTTCGATAACCGTGGCAACCTCATCGGCCTACGGGTGAACCGGGTGGAAGGGAATCGTGTGTTTCCCAAAGACGGATCAGCCAAACTCGGTCTGCGCAAGGGTGTGGAACTCTACCGCAACAGCGATCCCCTGTTCAACGGGCAGCTGGAGCAGAGCGGGAATTGCCGGAGTATCGGGCTGCAGCTCTTGCTCTCTGAGACCGCAAGCGGTCTGCGCTTGGACCTGGAGGATGAAGAGGGCCTTTGCTCGGTCACCTCTCTTGATGTTGCCAAGGAAAAGGCCAACACTACGGGAGCGCTTGCGCTGGTGGCTGAAAAACAGCTGCGCAAGAGTGGTGGTACCATCTTTCATGTCGATGCGGTGGGATTGCAACTCGATGAAGACCTCTTTGTGCCGGCATCGGTGTTCAATGAACTGCGGCGACGGGCTCTGGAGAACCACCGGCAGCACCGACTTGATTCGTACGTGCGTGAGCGTGCTCCGCTATCGCCGAACGGTGTCCCCTGGTTGCGGGCCGAGGTCGATTACCGTGACAACATCAGCAATTCCCAGGCGGCGACCTTTTTCATGCGGCATGGGGTGACGGCGGTGGATCATGCGGCTCTACGTCCGGAGGAGGCTGAGCACTGTACGCTCATGCACACCAGGTACTGCATCAGACGCCAACTGGGGATCTGTTTGCGAAAGGAAAAGGATGGTCATGCTGAGGGCGAACCGCTCATCCTCGTCGACAACACCGGCCGCTATCTGGTGCGGTTCAACTGCGATGCCTGCGAGATGACCATTACCCTGCTTTGCAGGTAA